A DNA window from Arachis duranensis cultivar V14167 chromosome 3, aradu.V14167.gnm2.J7QH, whole genome shotgun sequence contains the following coding sequences:
- the LOC107479714 gene encoding uncharacterized protein At5g39865 codes for MGCASSKGIDPANAGVYRPAPTSFAVFDINAIEEPWLKHLNNTPQTHQDEKPIPTHVPTPILHKLNMLDSTEAPQSWDEVSKALQDLNKPLQPPEEPPQKLNPHPQPRKTMSFHTLEELDAKLNPKPRPELTKAATTNWKLNKKEFNKQPPPAPIRTSGKEEEAEEGGVRIKPVKDNIFIVRDRMERQKEEKESAYEKISRDPLSSFPEKCPPGGEEAVVLYTTSLGGVRKTYEECNRAREVLEGQRVVIDERDVSLHGEFLRELKEVLREEEQVRLPRVFVKGRYVGGLSELVELQETGRLRRILNASGVERGLGRQACGGCGGVRFVPCLDCGGSCKLPSKERCPNCNENGLVHCPACLSL; via the coding sequence ATGGGGTGCGCCTCCTCAAAGGGTATCGACCCCGCCAACGCAGGCGTATACCGTCCAGCACCGACGAGCTTCGCTGTGTTCGACATTAACGCCATAGAGGAGCCATGGCTCAAGCACCTCAACAACACTCCCCAAACCCATCAGGACGAGAAGCCCATCCCCACCCACGTGCCCACCCCTATTCTCCACAAGCTCAACATGCTTGATTCAACCGAAGCTCCCCAATCATGGGACGAAGTTAGCAAAGCCCTCCAAGACCTCAACAAGCCCTTACAACCGCCCGAGGAACCGCCACAAAAGCTAAATCCACATCCACAGCCCCGCAAGACCATGTCGTTCCACACATTGGAAGAATTAGACGCCAAGTTAAACCCCAAACCCAGGCCAGAGTTGACCAAAGCTGCCACCACCAACTGGAAGttgaacaaaaaggagttcAATAAACAACCACCGCCTGCACCAATAAGAACATCTGGAAAGGAAGAGGAAGCGGAAGAAGGAGGCGTGAGAATCAAACCGGTGAAAGACAACATCTTCATAGTGAGGGACAGGATGGAGAGGcaaaaggaagaaaaggaaTCAGCATACGAGAAGATAAGTCGGGACCCGCTGAGTTCGTTCCCGGAGAAGTGCCCGCCGGGGGGAGAGGAGGCGGTAGTGCTTTACACAACGTCTCTGGGGGGAGTTCGGAAGACGTACGAGGAGTGCAACAGAGCGAGGGAGGTTCTGGAAGGGCAGAGGGTGGTAATCGATGAGAGGGACGTGTCACTGCACGGTGAATTCCTTCGGGAGCTGAAGGAGGTGCTGCGGGAAGAGGAGCAGGTTCGGCTGCCTCGAGTTTTCGTGAAGGGAAGGTACGTTGGTGGGTTGAGCGAGTTGGTGGAGCTGCAAGAGACGGGTCGACTCAGAAGGATTCTGAATGCGAGTGGTGTCGAGAGAGGCCTTGGTAGGCAGGCGTGTGGAGGGTGCGGTGGAGTCAGGTTTGTTCCTTGTTTGGATTGTGGTGGCAGCTGCAAGCTTCCTTCCAAGGAAAGGTGCCCTAATTGCAATGAAAATGGCTTAGTCCATTGCCCTGCTTGTCTTTCTCTTTGA